One Phoenix dactylifera cultivar Barhee BC4 chromosome 8, palm_55x_up_171113_PBpolish2nd_filt_p, whole genome shotgun sequence genomic window carries:
- the LOC103710999 gene encoding cyclin-D4-1-like isoform X1 codes for MNVAYNFASSNLLCTEDNTSIMEFDDGELEGFNEEARGYDPGWIPEQRSDLYGFLEGFPGQSEECIALLVEKELEHVPEEDYAKRFLSGDLDISVRRDAIDWIGKVHAHYNFGPLSAYLSVNYVDRFLSAYELPQSKAWMVQLLSVACLSLAAKMEENEVPLSLDLQVGEAQYAFEARTIQRMELLVLSTLKWRMQAVTPFSFIDYFLQKFNDGNSPTNSLVSRSVELILNAVRGTGFLGFRPSEIAAAVALSALREIQIVEIENNLTHCIHVDKVRVLRCYEEIQAKTLAGKESSRSAGPSASFIPHSPIGVLDAASLSYKSDDITVGSHANSHQPTPAAKNWKLSRPSIP; via the exons ATGAATGTCGCCTATAACTTCGCTTCATCAAACCTCCTCTGCACCGAGGATAACACCAGCATTATGGAATTTGATGATGGGGAACTGGAGGGATTCAATGAAGAAGCCAGGGGCTATGATCCTGGCTGGATTCCAGAACAAAGGAGTGATCTTTATGGGTTCTTGGAGGGCTTTCCCGGACAATCAGAGGAATGCATTGCTTTGCTGGTTGAGAAGGAATTAGAACATGTTCCGGAAGAGGATTATGCCAAGAGGTTTCTGAGTGGGGACTTGGACATTTCAGTTAGGAGAGATGCTATTGATTGGATTGGAAAG GTTCATGCTCATTACAATTTTGGACCTCTGAGTGCCTATTTATCTGTAAATTATGTGGATCGATTCCTCTCAGCCTATGAACTCCCA CAGAGTAAGGCTTGGATGGTACAGTTGCTCTCTGTGGCCTGCTTATCTCTTGCTGCTAAGATGGAGGAAAATGAAGTTCCTTTATCACTAGATTTACAG GTTGGTGAGGCACAATATGCATTTGAAGCCAGGACCATCCAGAGGATGGAGCTTTTAGTACTAAGCACCCTCAAGTGGAGGATGCAAGCCGTGACACCGTTCTCATTCATAGACTACTTTCTTCAGAAGTTTAACGATGGCAATTCCCCGACAAATTCATTAGTTTCGCGCTCTGTAGAACTCATCCTGAACGCTGTTAGAG GGACAGGATTTCTAGGATTCAGGCCCTCTGAGATCGCCGCTGCTGTTGCATTGTCGGCGTTGAGAGAAATCCAGATTGTGGAAATCGAAAACAATTTAACTCATTGCATCCATGTAGATAAG GTGAGAGTGTTAAGATGTTATGAAGAGATCCAAGCGAAGACATTGGCGGGGAAGGAGAGTAGTAGAAGTGCTGGTCCATCAGCTTCCTTTATACCACATAGCCCAATTGGGGTGTTGGATGCTGCATCCCTGAGCTATAAAAGTGATGATATAACAGTTGGGTCGCATGCAAATTCTCATCAACCCACTCCAGCTGCCAAGAATTGGAAACTAAGCAGGCCATCAATCCCATGA
- the LOC103710999 gene encoding cyclin-D4-1-like isoform X2 — MNVAYNFASSNLLCTEDNTSIMEFDDGELEGFNEEARGYDPGWIPEQRSDLYGFLEGFPGQSEECIALLVEKELEHVPEEDYAKRFLSGDLDISVRRDAIDWIGKVHAHYNFGPLSAYLSVNYVDRFLSAYELPSKAWMVQLLSVACLSLAAKMEENEVPLSLDLQVGEAQYAFEARTIQRMELLVLSTLKWRMQAVTPFSFIDYFLQKFNDGNSPTNSLVSRSVELILNAVRGTGFLGFRPSEIAAAVALSALREIQIVEIENNLTHCIHVDKVRVLRCYEEIQAKTLAGKESSRSAGPSASFIPHSPIGVLDAASLSYKSDDITVGSHANSHQPTPAAKNWKLSRPSIP; from the exons ATGAATGTCGCCTATAACTTCGCTTCATCAAACCTCCTCTGCACCGAGGATAACACCAGCATTATGGAATTTGATGATGGGGAACTGGAGGGATTCAATGAAGAAGCCAGGGGCTATGATCCTGGCTGGATTCCAGAACAAAGGAGTGATCTTTATGGGTTCTTGGAGGGCTTTCCCGGACAATCAGAGGAATGCATTGCTTTGCTGGTTGAGAAGGAATTAGAACATGTTCCGGAAGAGGATTATGCCAAGAGGTTTCTGAGTGGGGACTTGGACATTTCAGTTAGGAGAGATGCTATTGATTGGATTGGAAAG GTTCATGCTCATTACAATTTTGGACCTCTGAGTGCCTATTTATCTGTAAATTATGTGGATCGATTCCTCTCAGCCTATGAACTCCCA AGTAAGGCTTGGATGGTACAGTTGCTCTCTGTGGCCTGCTTATCTCTTGCTGCTAAGATGGAGGAAAATGAAGTTCCTTTATCACTAGATTTACAG GTTGGTGAGGCACAATATGCATTTGAAGCCAGGACCATCCAGAGGATGGAGCTTTTAGTACTAAGCACCCTCAAGTGGAGGATGCAAGCCGTGACACCGTTCTCATTCATAGACTACTTTCTTCAGAAGTTTAACGATGGCAATTCCCCGACAAATTCATTAGTTTCGCGCTCTGTAGAACTCATCCTGAACGCTGTTAGAG GGACAGGATTTCTAGGATTCAGGCCCTCTGAGATCGCCGCTGCTGTTGCATTGTCGGCGTTGAGAGAAATCCAGATTGTGGAAATCGAAAACAATTTAACTCATTGCATCCATGTAGATAAG GTGAGAGTGTTAAGATGTTATGAAGAGATCCAAGCGAAGACATTGGCGGGGAAGGAGAGTAGTAGAAGTGCTGGTCCATCAGCTTCCTTTATACCACATAGCCCAATTGGGGTGTTGGATGCTGCATCCCTGAGCTATAAAAGTGATGATATAACAGTTGGGTCGCATGCAAATTCTCATCAACCCACTCCAGCTGCCAAGAATTGGAAACTAAGCAGGCCATCAATCCCATGA